TTATTGAACGGGCCGACAACGGCGCGCTGGCGCCCGGGACCAAGCTCCCTGCCGTCCGCAGCCTTGCCGGCGAGCTGGGGGTCGCACCCCATACCGTGGCCCGCGCCTACAAGGAACTCGAGGCCGCCGGCGTTGTGGTCACCCGGGGCCGAAACGGCACTGTGATGTGCGCACGGGACGAAGCCTGGAGCTCGCTCTCCGCTGTGGCTGCCGGGTTCGCCGATGCCGCGAAAGCCCAGGGCGCCAGCTTCGCCGAGGCCGTGCAGCTGCTCGCCGCCGCGTACGACCGCTCCTAGGACCGGCGCTAAGTTGCCGCGCGGGATTTCGCGGCACGGGGCGCCCCGGAAATGGATCTTCGAAGAAGTTTTCGATTAGCATTGGTAGCGTGCCTAAAGCCGTAGCTGACGATCCAGCCGTAGATTCCCAGTCCGCAGTCCTCCCGACGGAGTCCGCAAAACCGGGCCGCGCAGACGATGCGCGCCCCGCGGTGAAGCGTCCGGACATGTCGCGGCTGGTGGTCAAAGGCGCGCGCGAGCATAATCTGCGCAACGTGGACCTGGACCTGCCCCGCGACTCCATGATCGTTTTTACCGGCCTCTCCGGCTCGGGCAAGTCGTCCCTGGCGTTCGACACTATTTTTGCCGAAGGCCAACGCCGCTACGTCGAATCCCTCTCCGCCTACGCCAGGCAGTTCCTCGGCCAGGTGGACAAGCCCGACGTCGACTTCATCGAGGGCCTCTCGCCCGCGGTGTCCATCGACCAGAAGTCCACCAGCAAAAACCCGCGCTCCACGGTGGGTACCATCACCGAAATCTACGACTACATGCGGCTCCTGTGGGCCCGCGTTGGCCGCCCACACTGCCCCATCTGCGGGGAGCCCGTCGCGAAGCAAACCCCGCAGCAGATCGTGGACCAGCTCCTGGAGCTGCCGGAAGGCACCCGCTTCCAGGTCCTGGCACCGGTTGTCCGGGGCCGCAAGGGCGAATTCGTCGAATTGTTCAAGGAGCTCACCGCCAAGGGATACTCGCGTGCCCGGGTCGATGACACGCTGATCCAACTCAGCGACCCGCCCAAGCTGGGCAAACAGTTCAAACACACCATCGAGGTGGTGGTGGATCGCCTTGTGGTCAAGGACGGCATCAGCCAGCGCCTCACGGACTCGGTGGAAACTGCCTTGGGCCTTGCCGAGGGCAGGATCCTCGCCGAGTTCGTCGACCTCGAAGCTGACGACCCGGAGCGGGTCCGGGCGTTCTCCGAACACCTCGCCTGCCCAAATGAGCACCCCCTGGCGATCGATGAGATCGAACCCCGCTCCTTTTCCTTTAACAATCCTTTCGGTGCGTGCTCGGCCTGCAGCGGCATCGGCACGAAGCTCGAGGTCGATGAGGAACTGATCATCCCGAACGGGGAGTTGTCCCTGGCGGAGGGTGCCATCGCTCCGTGGTCGCTCGGCACGGCAACCACGGAGTACTGGAACCGGCTGCTCGGCGGACTCGCCAAGGAACTGGGTTTCTCCATGAAAACCCCGTGGGACAAGCTCTCCGAGGACACCCGCCAGACCGTGCTGCACGGCAAGGACCACAAAGTGGTGGTGCAGTACCGCAACCGTTTCGGCCGGGAACGCAAATACAGCACAGGCTTCGAAGGCGTCATCCAGTACGTCCACCGCAAGCACCTCGAAACGGACTCGGACAAGGCCCGGGACCGTTACGAGGAGTACATGCGGCAGATTCCGTGCCCGGTCTGCAACGGTGCACGCCTGAACCCGGCCTCGCTCTCGGTGCTGATCAACGGCAAGTCCATTGCCGCGGTCGCCGCGTTGCCAATGCGCGACTGCGCCTATTTCCTGGACAACCTGGTGCTGACCGGACGGGAGGCCCAGATTGCCAACCAGGTCCTTAAGGAGATCCAGGCCCGGCTCACCTTCCTGCTCGACGTCGGCCTGGAGTATTTGAACCTGGAGCGGGCGTCCGGCACTCTCTCCGGCGGCGAAGCCCAGCGGATCCGGCTGGCCACCCAGATCGGTTCCGGCCTGGTGGGTGTCCTTTACGTCCTGGACGAGCCTTCCATCGGCCTGCACCAGCGGGATAACCGGCGCCTGATCGAGACACTCACCCGGCTGCGGGACCTCGGCAACACCCTGATTGTGGTCGAACACGACGAGGACACCATCCAGGAGGCCGACTGGGTGGTCGATATCGGACCCGGCGCCGGCGAGCACGGCGGCATGGTGGTGCACTCCGGTTCCTATCAGGGGCTGCTCGAGAACACCGAGTCACTCACCGGTGACTACCTCTCCGGCCGGAAGCGGATCGAAGTCCCGAAAAAGCGGCGAAAGTACGACAAAAAGCGTGAGCTTAAGGTCGTCGGCGCCAAGGAGCACAACCTCCTGAACGTTGACGCTACGTTCCCGCTGGGTCTGTTCACCGCGGTGACCGGCGTCAGCGGCTCCGGCAAGTCCACCCTGGTAAACGAGATCCTGTACAAGGTCCTGGCCAACAAGCTCAACGGCGCCAAACAGGTGGCCGGACGGCATAAGTCCATCCAGGGCCTCGAGCATCTCGACAAGGTGGTCCACGTCGATCAGAGCCCCATCGGCCGCACACCGCGGTCCAACCCAGCCACCTACACTGGCGTTTTCGACAATATCCGCAAGCTTTTCGCGGACACCACTGAGGCCAAGGTGCGCGGCTACCTGCCGGGCCGGTTCTCCTTCAACGTCAAGGGCGGCCGCTGCGAGGCTTGCTCCGGTGACGGCACGCTGAAGATCGAAATGAACTTCCTGCCGGACGTCTACGTACCCTGCGAGGTGTGCCACGGCGCCCGGTACAACCGCGAAACCCTGGAAGTCCACTACAAGGGCAAAACGATCGCCGACGTACTGAACATGCCCATCGAGGAAGGCGCCGAATTCTTCGCGGCGTTCTCGCCGATTGCCCGCCACCTGAGCACCCTCGTCGACGTCGGGCTCGGCTATGTCCGGCTGGGGCAGCCCGCGACGACACTCTCCGGCGGCGAGGCCCAGCGGGTGAAGCTGGCAGCCGAACTGCAGAAGCGCTCCAACGGCCGCAGCATCTACGTCCTTGACGAACCCACCACAGGGCTGCACTTCGAGGACATCCGGAAACTGCTGCTGGTCCTGCAGGGCCTCGTGGACAAGGGCAACACCGTCATCACCATCGAGCACAACCTCGATGTAATTAAAAGCGCTGACTGGATCGTCGACCTGGGCCCGGACGGAGGGTCCGGCGGTGGCCGAATTGTAGCTTCCGGAACACCGGAACAGGTGGCAAAGTCCACCCAAAGCCATACCGCGGCCTTCCTGGCCGACATTCTGGCCTGAAGCCGGCCGGGGCCGGTGCTTCCACCGAAGCGCCGGCCTTGCCGCGTCGGATACATTCCTTTCGGGGCATACGGGTTTCTGGCATCGGGAGACTCGTGAGAAACTAAGCCGGTGACCCAAACAACAGTGCCCGTGATTTTCGACCTGGACGGCACTCTTGTCGATCCGGTGCACGGAATATCGGACGGAATCGCGGCGGCCCTTACAGAGCTCGGACTCCGCATTCCGGGTAAAGCCCGAATGGATGCCATGATTGGCCCCAAACTCAGCCATTCGCTCACCGAAATCGCCGGGGTGCCTGCCGGTCAACTGGACGACGCCATCCGCATCTACCGTGCGCACTATCTGGCCACCGGCATCGCCCAAAGCCGGCTCTATCCCGGTATTCGCGCGCTGCTGGAAACCTTTGCCGGCGCAGGCCGGCCCATCGCCGTCGCCACCCAGAAACCCGAGGGCCTGGCCCGGACAGTGCTGGAGCACCACGGGATTGCCGGCCTGTTCCTCACCATCCGAGGCTCGGCCGCGGATGAGGCAGCGGCAGCCGGGACCCAGTCGGGGAAGAAATCGATCGTTGCCGCGGCGCTCTCGGATTTCTCCGGCCGTGGCCTGGACACCCGCGGTGCCGTGATGGTGGGGGACCGTGCCCAGGACGTTGCCGGCGCCGCTGCCAACGGCCTTGACTGTATCGGCGTAGGCTGGGGATTCGCTCCGGCTGGGGAACTGAACACTGCCGGCGCCGTGGAGGTTGTGCACAGCAGCGCCGAACTCTACGGGAGCATTACCCGGCGGGACACCGCCGTGAATCCGGAGCCGCTGGACCCGGTTGCCGTGAACCCGAACCTGACGAACGACGCTGTAAACGAGGTGTGCACCGATGGCAATGTTTGATGCAATCCGCTGGACCACCCGGGGTCTGGTGACCTCGACCTGCCGGCCGACGGTCATCGGACTTGAGAACGTGCCCAAGCACGGTCCCTTCATCGTGGCCCCCAACCACCTCTCGTTCCTGGACAGCGTGATCGTCCAGGCGCTGATGCCCCGCCCGGTCGCCTTCTTTGCCAAAGCCGAGTACTTCACCACCGGCGGAGTCAAAGGCAAGGTCATGAAGTCCTTCTTCGAAGCCGTTGGCTCGATCCCGGTGGAACGGGGCGAGCAGGCAGCCAGCGTCCAGGCGCTCAAAACGCTGCTGGAAATCCTGGACTCCGGCAAGGGCATCGGTATTTACCCGGAGGGCACCCGCTCCCGCGACGGAATTCTTTACCGCGGCCGCACCGGCGTGGGGTGGCTTGCCTTGACCACCGGCGCCCCGGTGCTCCCGGTGGGGCTGATCGGCACCGAGCACCTGCAGCCGGCGGACAGCAAGTCGGTCAAGCCGCAGCACTTCACCATGAGGGTCGGCGAACCGATGTATTTCGACAAAACCGGACCGGACCACTCCCTGCCGGCCCGCCGGCAGGCCACCGACCGCATTATGGACGCGATCGCCGAACTCAGCGGCCAGGAACGTTCCACCAGCTACAACCAGAGCAAGGCAGTGGACTAGCGCAGCCGTCAAGGGCACTGCTGCAGGCTCAGTAGACTGGAATCGTGGCAGATCCAGCGGGTTACCGACCCCAGACAGGTGAGATTCCGACCAATCCGGGCGTTTACCGCTTCCGCGACCCGCACGGCCGGGTCATCTACGTCGGCAAGGCCAAGAACCTCCGCTCGCGGCTGAACTCCTACTTCGCCAACCCGGCCGGCCTGCTGCCTAAGACATATGCGATGGTGCATACCGCGAGCAGTGTCGAGTGGACAGTCGTCGGCAGCGAACTTGAATCCCTCCAGCTGGAGTACACCTGGATCAAGGAATTCAAACCCCGGTTCAATGTCATGTTCCGGGATGACAAGAGCTACCCGTATCTCGCCGTATCGATGGCGGAGAAATACCCCCGGGTGCAGGTCCTGCGTGGCGAGCGCCGCAAGGGGACCCGCTACTTCGGCCCCTACACCGCGGGCGCCATCCGGGACACCATGGACACCCTGCTGCGAGTTTTCCCGGTCCGCAGCTGCAGCCCCGGCGTCCTGAAACGGGCCGAAGCCAGCGGCAGGCCGTGCCTGCTTGGCTACATCGACAAGTGCGCGGCACCCTGTGTCGGGCGCATCTCGGCCGAAGACCACCGCGCGCTGGCCGAGGACTTCTGCTCCTTTATGGGCGGCGAAGCCAAACCCTTCGTGACGCGGCTCGAGAAAGACATGGCTGCGGCGGTCGCGGAACTGGACTACGAGCGGGCTGCCCGGATCCGGGACGACATCGTTGCGCTGAAAAAGGTCTTTGAACGCAACGCAGTGGTCCTGGCCGAGGATACCGACGCCGACGTTTTTGCCCTGCACGAGGATGAGCTCGAAGCGGCCGTGCAGGTCTTCCACGTCCGGGGCGGCCGGATCCGCGGTCAGCGCGGCTGGGTGGTGGAAAAGGTCGAGGACACCACCACCCCGGACCTGGTGGAGCATTTGCTCCAGCAGGTCTACGGCGAGGAAGCAGGACTGCAGGGCAGGCTGCCGCGGGAGGTCCTCGTCGCGACGGAGCCCAGCAACGCCGCCGAACTGGCACAGTGGCTCAGCGGGCTGCGCGGGGCCCGGGTGGACGTCCGTGTCCCGCAGCGCGGCGACAAGGCCGCGCTGCTGTCCACCGTCCGGGAGAACGCCGAGCATGCCCTTAAACTGCACAAATCACGGCGCGCGGGGGACCTGACCATGCGTTCCCAGGCCCTGCAGGAACTGCAGGAGGCGTTGGATCTGCCGATCGCGCTGCTGCGGATCGAATGCTACGACATCTCGCACGTCCAGGGCACCAACGTTGTTGGTTCCATGGTGGTGGTGGAAGACGGCCTGCCGAAGAAGTCCGAGTACCGGAAGTTCTCCGTCACCGGCGCCGCCGCAACTGACGACACTGCCGCCATGCATGACGTTCTCACCCGGCGCTTCCGGAACTATCTGCAGGAGAAAGCGGTCCAGGCAGACGCGGCCCGGCAACCCGGACACCAGGCGCTGCTGAACGCTGTGGCAGACGCCGCCGTCGCCCCGGCGGCCGGGACCACGGTGGCGGATACCACCACTCCGGCGCCGCGAACCAAATTTGCCTACCCGCCCAACCTGGTCGTCGTCGACGGCGGCAAGCCCCAGGTCAACGCGGCCGCCCGGGCCCTGGCCGAGCTGGGCATCGACGACGTGTACGTTGTCGGCCTAGCCAAAAGGCTCGAGGAAGTCTGGTTGCCGGACAGTGACTTCCCGGTGATCCTGCCGCGGGCCTCCGCCGGGCTGTATCTGCTGCAACGCATCAGGGACGAAGCGCACCGTTTCGCGATTTCCTTCCACCGGCAAAAGCGCGGCAAGGCGATGACCGTCTCCGCGCTCGACGGTGTGCCCGGCCTCGGTGACTCCAAACGCAAGGCGTTGCTCGCCCGGTTCGGCTCGGTGAAGAGCATCAAGGCGGCCAACATCGAGGAACTGACCGGGGCCAAGGGGATCGGTCCGTCCCTGGCTGAGGCGATCGTGCGGCACTTCTCCGCCGACGTCGAGAACGCCACAGTGCCCGCGGTCAACATGACCACCGGTGAAATCCTGGACACTTAGCTAGCGCCGGCAAACTTAGCTAGGGTTAGGACTTGGGATGAGGCGGGCCGCGACGGAACACTGCGCGGCCGCCACCCTTGAAGAGGCAGCGCACAACAGCACAGCAGAACGGGGCTTCACTGATGGCAGAGTCGACGGCAGGATCCGGTACAGAGCCGGACGGCATGACACCGGTAAAGCCCGTTGAGGCGGAACTTCTTGTCGTGACGGGCATGTCCGGAGCCGGCCGGAGCACTGCTGCGGACGCCCTGGAGGACCACGGCTGGTACGTCGTGGAGAACCTCCCCCCGCAGATGCTCGGCACCCTCGCGGAAATTGTCTCCCACGCCCCGGGTTCTATTTCCAAGCTTGCTGTTGTGATGGATGTCCGGAGCAAGGAGCTGTTCGCCGACATCCGTTCGGCCCTGCGGAACCTGGAAGCCAGCGGCGTCGGGTTCCGGGTCCTGTTCCTCGATGCCAACGACGACGTCCTGGTCCGCCGCTTCGAGCAGGGCCGGCGTCCGCACCCGCTCCAGGCCGGCGGCAGGATCCTTGACGGCATCGCCGCGGAACGCGAACTGCTCCACGAACTGCGAACCTCTGCCGACATTGTGCTGGACACCTCCGCGCTGAACGTGCACGGGCTCGCGACGGCGATCACCGAACTCTTCAGCGAAACGGGACCCGTGGCCCTGCGCCTGAACGTGATGAGCTTCGGTTTTAAGTACGGGCTTCCGGTCGACGCCAACTTCGTCGCAGATGCCCGTTTTATTCCCAACCCGCATTGGGTGCCGGCCCTCCGCCCGCACACCGGGCTGGACGAGGACGTCAGCGACTATGTGCTCAAGGCGCAAGGCGTCAGCGATTTTGTGGAACGCTACGTGCTGGCTCTTGAGCCGGTCCTGGACGGCTACCGCCGGGAGAACAAGCACTACGCGACCATTGCCGTCGGCTGCACCGGCGGCAAGCACCGCTCCGTCGCCGTCGCCGTCGAACTGTCCCGCCGGCTCGCGCAGTACCCGCGCGTCACCGTGACCACCACCCACCGGGACTTGGGCCGCGAATAATGGCGCTGCTCACCGGGCCGTTGCCCCTCGTTCCGCCGGCCAGTGCCGCGTTCGGCAGCCAGCAGGATAAGGGCCCTTCCGTCGTCGCGCTCGGCGGCGGCCATGGCCTCGCCGCGTCGCTCTCAGCGCTGCGCCTGCTGACCTCTGAGCTGACCGCCATCGTGACGGTAGCTGATGACGGTGGCTCCTCCGGACGGCTGCGCGAGGAGTATGGCGTGCTGCCCCCCGGGGACCTGCGGATGGCACTCTCGGCACTCTGTGACGACACCGACTGGGGCCGCACCTGGCGGGATGTGATGCAGCACCGATTCGCACCCGGCAAGGGCCGTGGCGGCTCGCTCGACGAGCACGCCATGGGCAACCTGCTGATTGTGACCCTCTGGGAACTCCTGGGCGACACCGTGGCGGGCCTCAAATGGGCCGGTGCGCTGCTGGGCGCGCGCGGCGAGGTCCTGCCGATGTCCAGCCTCCCGCTGACCATCGAGGGCCAGGTCCGTGTCACCGCCCCGGACGGCACCTCGGCGCTGCACACGGTGTCCGGGCAGGCCAAATGCGCCGTCGCGGGCTCACTGGAAAGCGTCCGGCTGTTGCCGGAGAACGCCCCGGCCTGCATCGAGGCACTCACCGCGATCGAATTGGCCGACTGGGTCATCCTCGGCCCGGGCTCCTGGTACACCTCCGTGCTGCCGCACCTGCTGCTGCCGGAAATGCGTGAAGCGCTGTGCAACACGGCAGCCCGCCGGTGCCTGACCATGAACCTCGCCACGGACACCAAGGAAACCCTCGGGATGTCCGCCGCCGACCACCTGCGGGTGCTCCGGCAGTACGCGCCGGACTTTACGATCGACGTCGTCCTGGCCGATCCGGCGTCCGTGGCTGACCTCGCCGACTTCGAACAGGCCGCCGGGATGCTCGGCGCCGAGGTGGTGTTGGGTAAAGTGGGGGCGTCGCGCCGCCAGCCCATCCACGACCCCCTGCGGCTGGCAACGGCTTACCACGACATTTTCGGGAACAGGTAGGAAAGGTGCCATGGCACTGACAGCATCAGTCAAGGAAGAACTGTCCCGGCTGGACATCAAGAAATCCTCGGTCCGCAAGGCTGAAGTGTCCGCCATGCTCCGCTTCGCCGGCGGGCTGCACATCATCTCGGGCCGGATTGTGATCGAAGCCGAGGTGGATCTCGCGTCGACTGCGCGCCGGCTCCGGGCAGCCATCGCCGAAGTGTACGGACACCAGAGCGAGATCATCGTTGTGTCCGGCGGCGGGCTGCGGCGCGGCAGCCGCTACGTGGTGCGTGTGGTCCGCGACGGCGAAGCGTTGGCCCGGCAGACGGGTCTCCTGGACGCCCGCGGCCGCCCGGTCCGCGGCCTGCCCTCGGTCGTGGTGAATGGATCCGCGGCCGACGCCGAGGCCGTCTGGCGCGGCGCCTTCCTTGCCCACGGATCCCTCACCGAACCCGGCCGCTCTTCTGCCATGGAGGTCACCTGCCCCGGCCCGGAGTCCGCACTGGCCCTCGTCGGCGCCGCCCGTCGGCTCGGCATCCAGGCCAAGGCCCGCGAAGTCAGGGGAGTGGACCGAGTGGTTATCCGCGACGGCGACACGATCGCCGCGCTGCTGACCCGGATGGGCGCCCACGACGCGCTGATGGTCTGGGAAGAGCGCCGGATGCGCAAGGAAGTCCGTGCCACCGCGAACCGGCTGGCCAACTTCGACGACGCCAACCTGCGCCGTTCCGCGCAGGCCGCCGTCGCTGCCGGCGCCCGCGTGGACCGGGCCCTGGAAATCCTCGGCGACGACGTACCGGAGCACTTGAAGTACGCCGGTGAGCTGCGGGTCGCGCACAAGCAGGCCAGCCTGGACGAACTGGGCCGGCTCGCGGACCCGGTGATGACCAAGGACGCAATCGCGGGACGGATCCGCCGGCTGCTCGCCATGGCGGATAAACGGGCGCAGGACCTCGGCATCCCCGGTACGGAAGCGAATGTGACACCGGAAATGCTTGACGAGTAGCCTCTCCTCAGAAACAACTGCAGAATTCAGATGGGGCAGCGGGAATACCTCAGCCGGACCGGAGGCTATGCCCACTGGATCCCGATCCAGAAACTTCCGGGTGCAAACACATCCGGATGCACAATCCGAGACTTACCAAACGGACAACCAGTCCACGACATTGGAGGATTTTGTGACCGAGTACGTACTGCCCGACCTCAGCTATGACTACGCAGCGCTGGAGCCCCACATCTCCGCGCGGATCATGGAGCTGCACCACAGCAAGCACCACGCCGCCTACGTGGCCGGCGCCAACAACGCCCTGGCCCAGCTGGCCGAAGCACGCGAAAAGGGCGACTTCGCCAACATCAACCGCCTCTCCAAGGACCTTGCGTTCCACACCGGCGGACACATCAACCACTCCGTGTTCTGGAACAACCTCTCCCCTGATGGCGGGGACAAGCCCGAAGGCGAGCTGGCGGCCGCCATCGATGACGCCTTCGGCTCCTTTGACGCGTTCCGGGCGCACTTCACCGCCGCGGCCATGGGCCTGCAGGGCTCCGGCTGGGCGTTCCTGGCCTACGAGCCGATCGGCGGAAACCTCGTGATCGAGCAGCTCTACGATCAGCAGGGCAACGTCGCCGTCGGTACCACGCCGCTGCTGATGCTGGACATGTGGGAGCACGCCTTCTACCTGGACTACGTCAACGTCAAAGCAGACTACGTCAAGGCCTTCTGGAACATCGTGAACTGGGCCGACGTCGCCAAGCGCTTTGACGCCGCCCGCCAGAACGCCACCGGCCTGATCACGCTGTAGCAGGTCATGCGGCTGTAACAAAGCTCACAATTGGGCCCGTTCGGCCCAAATTGTGGACGGTCCGCCCCCGCACTTGCGGGGGCGGGCCAAGCTAAACGTAAGATGGATCACGGAAGGCGGTTAGCCTTCAGCAATGTGGCTGGTCGCCCTCCGATCTGGTAATCATCTCTGCCCAATGGCGTGCGGGATCTGTTAGTTGGCTTGAGCGCCTTCTCAACTAGTCGTGCTTGTAAAAGCACCAAGGAGACTGAAAACGTGACCACCCGTATTGGTATTAACGGCTTTGGCCGTATTGGCCGCAACTACTTCCGCGCCGCACTCGCCCAGGGGGCGGACCTCGAGATCGTTGCAGTCAACGACCTCACCAGCCCGGAAGCACTGGCGCACCTCTTCAAATACGATTCCGTCGGCGGCCGTCTGGCCCAGACCATCGAAGTCAAGGACGGCAACATCGTCGTCGACGGCAAGACCGTTAAGGTCCTCGCCGAACGCGACCCCGCCAAGCTGCCCTGGGGCGAGCTCGGAGTCGACGTTGTGATCGAGTCCACCGGTTTCTTCACCAAGGCCGCCGATGCGCAGAAGCACATCGATGCCGGCGCCAAGAAGGTCCTGATTTCCGCCCCCGCCTCGGACGAGGACATCACGATCGTGATGGGTGTGAACGAAGGGCTTTACGACCCGGCCGCTCACCACATCATTTCCAACGCCTCCTGCACCACCAACTGCCTCGGCCCGCTCGCCAAGGTGCTCAACGACGCCTTTGGCATCGAGCGCGGCCTGATGACCACCATCCACGCATACACCGCTGACCAGAACCTGCAGGACGGCCCGCACAAGGACCTCCGCCGTGCCCGTGCCGCAGCCATCAACATGGTTCCCACCTCCACCGGCGCGGCCAAGGCAATCGGACTGGTCCTGCCCGAACTCAAGGGCAAGCTCGACGGCTACGCCATCCGCGTGCCGGTCCCTACCGGCTCCGCAACCGACCTGACCGTTATTGTGTCGCGAGAGACGACCGTCGAGGAAGTCAACGCCGCGCTCAAGGCCGCGTCCGAAACTCCCGAACTCAAGGGCCTGCTGACCTACACCGACGAGCCGATCGTCTCCTCCGACATCGTCGGCGACCCGGCATCCTCCATCTTCGACTCCGGGCTCACCAAAGTGATCGGCAACCAGGTCAAGGTTGTTTCCTGGTACGACAACGAGTGGGGCTACTCCAACCGCCTCGTGGACCTCACGGAGCTCGTCGCAGCCAAGCTGGGCTAGGGTAAGACTCATGACATTCCACACCCTCAACGAACTGATCGCTGATGGTGTCCGCGGGCGGTACGTTCTGGTCAGAAGTGACCTGAACGTACCGCTCGACGGCTCTTCAGTCACTGACGACGGCCGCATCAAGGCCTCCCTCCCAGTGCTGGCGAAGCTCACGGATGCCGGTGCCCGCGTGCTGGTTACAGCCCACCTCGGCCGCCCCAAGGGCGCCCCCGAGGACAAGTTCTCACTCAAGCCAGCTGTCGCGCGGCTTGCCGAACTCGCCTCCTTCAAGGTCGCCCTTGCAGGGGACACCGTCGGCAGTTCCGCTGCGGCCGGAGCGGCGGCGCTGCAGGACGGCGAGGCCCTGGTCCTGGAGAACGTTCGTTTCGACGCCCGGGAGACGTCAAAGGACGACGTTGAACGGGGCGCATTCGCCGATGAGCTGGTGGCCCTCACCGGATCCCACGGCGCGTTTGTGGACGACGCCTTCGGCGCCGTACACCGCAAGCACGCCAGTGTGTACGACGTCGCGACCCGCCTGCCCTCCTACCAGGGCGACTTGGTCCGCACCGAGGTCGAGGTGCTGCGCAAGCTCACCACCGACACGCAGCGGCCCTACGTCGTTGTGCTGGGCGGTTCCAAGGTCTCGGACAAGCTGGCCGTGATCAACAACCTCATCGGCAAGGCAGACACCATCCTGGTCGGCGGTGGCATGTTGTTCACCTTCCTCGCCGCCGCGGGCCACAAGGTGGCCGGCAGTTTGCTCGAAGAGGACCAGATTCCGGTCGTGCAGGACTATCTGGCGCGCGCAGCGGCCGCCGGGACCGAATTTGTGGTTCCCACCGACGTCGTGGTGGCAAATAAGTTCGCCGCCGACGCCGCGCAGGAGACGGTGCGTGCGGACGCGATGGAAGGCAGCAGCTTTGGCGCGCAGGGCATTGGCCTGGACATCGGTCCGGAATCGTCTGCCGCGTTCGCGGAACGGATCCAGGGCGCCAGGACGGTGTTCTGGAACGGACCCATGGGGGTATTCGAGTTCCCTGCGTTCGCCGCCGGGACACGGGCCGTCGCCGCGGCACTAACCGAAACCGGGGCGTTCACAGTCGTCGGCGGCGGCGACTCCGCCGCCGCGGTCCGGACCCTCGGTTTCGCCGATGATCAGTTTGGGCACATTTCCACCGGCGGCGGCGCCAGCCTGGAGTACCTTGAAGGCAAGGAACTTCCCGGCCTGAGCGTCCTGGACCGCTAAATCCTCCAGCCGGCAGGGCCCCTTCTCCAAGGACGGGCGCCCTGCCGGCTGTTTCACTGCTACGACCTTTTTGGAGACCACGTGACTACGTCAAGCAACGGAAAATTCGACCGGACGCCCTTCATCGCTGGCAACTGGAAGATGAACATGGACCACGTCCAGGGCATTACCCTGCTGCAGAAGCTGGCCTGGACCCTCTCGGACGCCAAGCACGACTACAGCCGGGCGGAGGTTGCCGTTTTCCCGCCGTTTACCGACCTTCGCGGTGTCCAGACGCTCGTCCAGGGCGATGAGCTGAAGGTTGTCTAC
This genomic window from Arthrobacter sp. EM1 contains:
- the yvcK gene encoding uridine diphosphate-N-acetylglucosamine-binding protein YvcK, whose protein sequence is MALLTGPLPLVPPASAAFGSQQDKGPSVVALGGGHGLAASLSALRLLTSELTAIVTVADDGGSSGRLREEYGVLPPGDLRMALSALCDDTDWGRTWRDVMQHRFAPGKGRGGSLDEHAMGNLLIVTLWELLGDTVAGLKWAGALLGARGEVLPMSSLPLTIEGQVRVTAPDGTSALHTVSGQAKCAVAGSLESVRLLPENAPACIEALTAIELADWVILGPGSWYTSVLPHLLLPEMREALCNTAARRCLTMNLATDTKETLGMSAADHLRVLRQYAPDFTIDVVLADPASVADLADFEQAAGMLGAEVVLGKVGASRRQPIHDPLRLATAYHDIFGNR
- a CDS encoding phosphoglycerate kinase, which codes for MTFHTLNELIADGVRGRYVLVRSDLNVPLDGSSVTDDGRIKASLPVLAKLTDAGARVLVTAHLGRPKGAPEDKFSLKPAVARLAELASFKVALAGDTVGSSAAAGAAALQDGEALVLENVRFDARETSKDDVERGAFADELVALTGSHGAFVDDAFGAVHRKHASVYDVATRLPSYQGDLVRTEVEVLRKLTTDTQRPYVVVLGGSKVSDKLAVINNLIGKADTILVGGGMLFTFLAAAGHKVAGSLLEEDQIPVVQDYLARAAAAGTEFVVPTDVVVANKFAADAAQETVRADAMEGSSFGAQGIGLDIGPESSAAFAERIQGARTVFWNGPMGVFEFPAFAAGTRAVAAALTETGAFTVVGGGDSAAAVRTLGFADDQFGHISTGGGASLEYLEGKELPGLSVLDR
- the gap gene encoding type I glyceraldehyde-3-phosphate dehydrogenase; its protein translation is MTTRIGINGFGRIGRNYFRAALAQGADLEIVAVNDLTSPEALAHLFKYDSVGGRLAQTIEVKDGNIVVDGKTVKVLAERDPAKLPWGELGVDVVIESTGFFTKAADAQKHIDAGAKKVLISAPASDEDITIVMGVNEGLYDPAAHHIISNASCTTNCLGPLAKVLNDAFGIERGLMTTIHAYTADQNLQDGPHKDLRRARAAAINMVPTSTGAAKAIGLVLPELKGKLDGYAIRVPVPTGSATDLTVIVSRETTVEEVNAALKAASETPELKGLLTYTDEPIVSSDIVGDPASSIFDSGLTKVIGNQVKVVSWYDNEWGYSNRLVDLTELVAAKLG
- a CDS encoding superoxide dismutase — encoded protein: MTEYVLPDLSYDYAALEPHISARIMELHHSKHHAAYVAGANNALAQLAEAREKGDFANINRLSKDLAFHTGGHINHSVFWNNLSPDGGDKPEGELAAAIDDAFGSFDAFRAHFTAAAMGLQGSGWAFLAYEPIGGNLVIEQLYDQQGNVAVGTTPLLMLDMWEHAFYLDYVNVKADYVKAFWNIVNWADVAKRFDAARQNATGLITL
- the whiA gene encoding DNA-binding protein WhiA, producing the protein MALTASVKEELSRLDIKKSSVRKAEVSAMLRFAGGLHIISGRIVIEAEVDLASTARRLRAAIAEVYGHQSEIIVVSGGGLRRGSRYVVRVVRDGEALARQTGLLDARGRPVRGLPSVVVNGSAADAEAVWRGAFLAHGSLTEPGRSSAMEVTCPGPESALALVGAARRLGIQAKAREVRGVDRVVIRDGDTIAALLTRMGAHDALMVWEERRMRKEVRATANRLANFDDANLRRSAQAAVAAGARVDRALEILGDDVPEHLKYAGELRVAHKQASLDELGRLADPVMTKDAIAGRIRRLLAMADKRAQDLGIPGTEANVTPEMLDE
- the rapZ gene encoding RNase adapter RapZ; translated protein: MAESTAGSGTEPDGMTPVKPVEAELLVVTGMSGAGRSTAADALEDHGWYVVENLPPQMLGTLAEIVSHAPGSISKLAVVMDVRSKELFADIRSALRNLEASGVGFRVLFLDANDDVLVRRFEQGRRPHPLQAGGRILDGIAAERELLHELRTSADIVLDTSALNVHGLATAITELFSETGPVALRLNVMSFGFKYGLPVDANFVADARFIPNPHWVPALRPHTGLDEDVSDYVLKAQGVSDFVERYVLALEPVLDGYRRENKHYATIAVGCTGGKHRSVAVAVELSRRLAQYPRVTVTTTHRDLGRE